The Ruania alba genome has a window encoding:
- a CDS encoding carbohydrate ABC transporter permease, with protein sequence MAITRRHRSGIRIAVLALVTALVLLPFWWMLSLAFTPEGQPVGFIPEQSTIENFTIAVQAANLDTAFANSTIVTVIAVATNCTVPVIAGYAFAHLPFRGSKPLFYVLLSTVAIPVSVTLIPLFLMARHFPLAGGNDIFGDGGSGLLDSVGGLMLPYLVGTMNIFLSRQYFAGMDRDFAEAARIDGASELRTFVRIYLPMAKPLLALVAVFSFTGVWDDFLWPLVVSASERSTTVQLAITTFAATGNVRYGALMAATILVTLPVLAVFLVNQRGFIAGLSEGGIKG encoded by the coding sequence ATGGCGATCACACGTCGACACCGCAGCGGTATCCGGATTGCTGTCCTGGCCCTGGTGACCGCGCTGGTGCTGTTGCCGTTCTGGTGGATGCTCAGCCTGGCGTTCACCCCGGAGGGGCAGCCGGTGGGCTTCATCCCGGAGCAGTCCACTATCGAGAACTTCACGATTGCGGTCCAGGCCGCCAACCTGGACACCGCCTTTGCCAACTCCACGATCGTCACCGTGATCGCTGTCGCGACGAACTGCACCGTGCCGGTGATCGCTGGGTATGCCTTCGCTCACCTGCCGTTCCGCGGCAGCAAGCCCCTGTTCTACGTGTTGCTCTCGACTGTGGCGATCCCGGTCTCGGTCACGCTCATTCCGCTGTTCCTGATGGCCCGGCACTTTCCGTTGGCCGGAGGTAACGACATCTTCGGTGACGGCGGGAGCGGTCTTCTGGACTCGGTCGGAGGCCTGATGCTGCCCTACCTGGTGGGCACGATGAATATCTTCTTGTCCCGGCAGTACTTCGCCGGTATGGACCGAGATTTCGCCGAGGCCGCACGGATCGATGGGGCCAGTGAGCTGCGGACCTTCGTCCGGATCTACCTCCCGATGGCCAAACCGCTGCTCGCCCTGGTCGCGGTGTTCTCCTTCACCGGAGTGTGGGACGACTTCCTCTGGCCACTGGTGGTCTCTGCTTCCGAGCGCAGCACCACAGTCCAGCTGGCCATCACCACCTTCGCGGCGACTGGGAATGTGCGCTACGGCGCACTGATGGCCGCAACCATCCTGGTCACCCTCCCAGTCCTCGCCGTCTTCCTCGTCAACCAGCGAGGCTTCATCGCCGGCCTCTCCGAAGGCGGCATCAAGGGATAA
- a CDS encoding LacI family DNA-binding transcriptional regulator: MALRPRQSDIAKMAGVSQTTVSLTLNGKTVEYGINSETEERIMSAARELGYVPNVTARALRGGRNRLIGVHAYEPLFPTSRESYYEEILVGIEQGSIRAGHDLVLFTSMHQQKGPASIFDEGRNRLRIADGALIIGFHQHDEELVRLAEEGFPFVFIGRREKPAALGPYVTAAYVEGVRDVTRHVFELGHRKVAYLGLDDRVEPRVERRRGFQEAVAETGLDVVHDAQLATKTIDEVWLRGLVDSGATALLVESTAQLEVIGALCDRAGLDVPGQISIVGLDSMIDPAVASHPWTHLHVPRREMGMRAVDLLLESLAGLHERTVHERLPCEFVAGSTLLPLT; this comes from the coding sequence ATGGCGCTTCGACCCCGGCAGAGTGATATCGCCAAGATGGCGGGCGTCTCTCAGACCACGGTGTCCCTGACTCTGAACGGCAAGACCGTGGAGTACGGCATCAACAGTGAGACCGAGGAGCGGATCATGTCCGCTGCCCGTGAGCTCGGGTACGTCCCGAATGTCACTGCGCGCGCCCTGCGCGGCGGACGTAACCGGCTGATCGGGGTGCACGCCTACGAGCCGCTTTTCCCGACGAGCCGGGAGTCGTACTACGAGGAGATCCTGGTCGGGATTGAACAGGGCTCGATCCGCGCCGGTCACGATCTCGTGCTGTTCACCTCGATGCACCAGCAGAAGGGCCCGGCAAGCATTTTCGACGAAGGGAGGAATCGGCTCCGGATCGCCGATGGCGCCCTGATCATCGGCTTCCACCAGCACGATGAGGAGCTCGTTCGACTGGCCGAGGAGGGCTTTCCGTTCGTCTTCATCGGGCGCCGGGAGAAGCCGGCCGCCCTCGGCCCGTACGTGACGGCCGCCTATGTCGAGGGTGTGCGTGACGTGACTCGGCACGTCTTCGAGCTCGGGCACCGGAAGGTCGCCTATCTCGGCCTGGACGACCGGGTCGAACCACGTGTCGAGCGTCGCCGGGGCTTCCAGGAGGCAGTCGCGGAGACCGGTCTCGACGTGGTCCACGACGCGCAGCTTGCGACGAAGACGATCGACGAGGTCTGGCTGCGTGGTCTGGTCGACAGCGGCGCCACCGCACTGCTGGTGGAGAGCACGGCGCAGCTCGAGGTGATCGGTGCGCTGTGCGACCGGGCGGGCCTGGACGTGCCCGGGCAGATCTCGATCGTCGGCCTCGACTCGATGATCGATCCTGCGGTCGCCTCCCACCCATGGACACACCTGCACGTCCCCCGGCGGGAGATGGGGATGCGGGCCGTTGACCTGCTCCTGGAGTCTCTCGCCGGTCTGCATGAGCGCACGGTCCACGAACGGCTGCCCTGCGAGTTTGTCGCAGGGTCGACGCTGCTGCCGTTGACGTAG
- a CDS encoding ABC transporter substrate-binding protein — translation MKHVRRVPVALATGALVASLAACGSGGGSEASGDQLVVWFPGNSEAEMALVNETIVPAFEEESDVDVEVTFVDWGDLGPKLNAAFAAGTAPDVIGHGVAATADLAANERVLDLGPYLDEMDPGEREDMAAALPGGEVDGTPYMTPLIMTIRMIAYSGADFEAAGLDPDAPPETWAEVRAVAEQLTERNGDEISRAGLIVPSDPIGVQQSFGTFLWSNSGEFLNEDNTAATMNSPEGVEALEFYASLYQGENAVDNTLGAQLPGQPAEVPVVTGAAAMQLISAGDIVKLQEAGPDRDLRLMMPPAFEGNEPGAFGGPANGLMINADSDVPDLAWDFIAEMISPETNLEYAEALGALPVHASSIESEYISANTELQRAVEALPSTHPNPNVPAWTQMRDAMGQHLERALHGEVEPAEALEQANSEVEQFLASGS, via the coding sequence ATGAAACACGTTCGAAGAGTGCCCGTCGCGCTGGCGACCGGAGCACTGGTGGCGTCCCTGGCGGCCTGCGGCTCCGGCGGAGGCTCGGAGGCGAGTGGAGATCAGTTGGTCGTCTGGTTCCCCGGCAACAGCGAGGCCGAGATGGCACTGGTGAACGAGACCATCGTGCCAGCCTTCGAGGAGGAGTCAGACGTCGACGTCGAGGTGACCTTCGTTGACTGGGGTGACCTCGGGCCGAAGCTCAATGCGGCGTTCGCCGCCGGAACCGCACCGGATGTGATCGGCCACGGCGTGGCCGCCACCGCGGACCTTGCCGCGAACGAACGGGTGCTGGACCTCGGTCCGTACCTGGACGAGATGGACCCCGGCGAACGTGAGGACATGGCGGCCGCCCTCCCCGGCGGGGAGGTCGATGGCACGCCCTACATGACCCCACTCATCATGACCATCCGAATGATCGCGTACAGCGGGGCCGACTTCGAAGCGGCTGGCCTGGACCCGGACGCGCCACCGGAGACCTGGGCGGAGGTCCGTGCGGTCGCCGAACAACTCACCGAACGCAACGGCGACGAGATCAGCCGAGCCGGCTTGATTGTGCCGAGCGACCCCATCGGGGTACAGCAGAGCTTCGGCACGTTCCTGTGGTCCAACAGTGGGGAGTTCCTCAACGAGGACAACACCGCAGCCACGATGAACTCTCCGGAGGGGGTCGAGGCTCTGGAGTTCTACGCGAGCCTCTATCAGGGTGAGAACGCCGTGGACAACACCCTCGGCGCACAGCTTCCCGGACAGCCTGCTGAGGTCCCGGTGGTGACGGGAGCCGCCGCCATGCAGCTCATCTCCGCCGGTGACATCGTCAAGCTTCAGGAAGCAGGCCCCGATCGTGACCTGCGGCTGATGATGCCCCCGGCGTTCGAGGGCAACGAGCCCGGTGCGTTCGGCGGACCCGCGAACGGGCTGATGATCAATGCCGATAGCGACGTGCCGGACCTGGCCTGGGACTTCATCGCCGAAATGATCAGCCCGGAGACCAACCTCGAGTACGCGGAGGCGCTCGGCGCGCTGCCGGTGCATGCGTCGTCGATCGAGTCCGAGTACATCTCCGCCAACACGGAGTTGCAGCGTGCGGTCGAGGCCCTGCCGAGTACCCATCCGAACCCGAACGTGCCAGCGTGGACGCAGATGCGGGATGCGATGGGGCAGCACCTGGAGCGTGCGCTGCACGGCGAGGTTGAGCCCGCTGAGGCGCTCGAGCAGGCAAACAGCGAGGTGGAGCAGTTCCTTGCCTCGGGTTCTTGA
- a CDS encoding carbohydrate ABC transporter permease translates to MPRVLDPTVRRPEAPAGAPPARGRKSRLRSPQARMGLLFVLPAALYVAIFQLGPVVYGLVLSFNSYSPISRDGPSFVGWDNYAAIVRDPEFGQAMLVTGRYVLQVLPVTVVIALGLAMLSNRAFRGVGLFRTGLYVPHVVSLTAVSMVWLWMYSDQGLVNQVLEVFGQSGQRWLTTEGGALNAVSAMRVWKALGSNMVLLLAGLQTVPKDLYEAARVDGANAWQQFRAVTLPGIRPMLTYVIVMDIIYLAQGFAEIFVLTQGGPYGSTTTVNYLIYTEAFQYNQMGSASAMAFVLFAFIAGLTIVALRAGRGRRD, encoded by the coding sequence TTGCCTCGGGTTCTTGATCCCACCGTGCGCCGGCCGGAAGCTCCGGCCGGCGCACCGCCGGCTCGGGGGCGCAAGAGTCGGCTGCGCAGCCCGCAGGCACGGATGGGGCTGTTGTTCGTGCTGCCGGCGGCTCTGTACGTGGCGATTTTTCAGCTCGGGCCGGTGGTCTATGGACTGGTGCTGAGCTTCAACTCCTATAGTCCGATCAGCAGGGACGGGCCGAGTTTCGTCGGGTGGGACAACTACGCCGCCATCGTGCGTGATCCCGAGTTCGGCCAGGCGATGCTGGTGACCGGTCGGTACGTGCTGCAGGTGCTGCCGGTCACGGTCGTGATCGCGCTCGGTCTGGCGATGCTGTCCAATCGGGCCTTCCGGGGTGTGGGGTTGTTCCGGACAGGCCTGTACGTGCCGCACGTGGTCTCTCTCACCGCAGTGAGCATGGTCTGGTTGTGGATGTACTCCGACCAGGGGCTCGTCAACCAGGTGCTGGAGGTGTTCGGGCAGTCCGGGCAGCGGTGGCTGACCACCGAGGGTGGCGCCCTGAATGCGGTCTCGGCGATGCGCGTCTGGAAGGCCCTGGGCAGCAACATGGTGCTCCTGCTGGCCGGGCTGCAGACAGTGCCGAAGGACCTGTATGAGGCTGCCCGCGTCGACGGTGCGAACGCGTGGCAGCAGTTCCGCGCGGTGACCTTGCCGGGTATCCGCCCGATGCTCACCTACGTGATCGTGATGGACATCATCTACCTGGCCCAAGGGTTCGCCGAGATCTTCGTGCTGACCCAGGGAGGTCCGTATGGATCCACCACCACGGTCAACTACCTGATCTACACCGAAGCGTTTCAGTACAACCAGATGGGCAGCGCCTCGGCGATGGCGTTCGTGCTGTTCGCGTTCATCGCAGGGCTGACGATCGTGGCTCTGCGAGCCGGTCGAGGAAGGCGGGACTGA
- a CDS encoding DUF4916 domain-containing protein encodes MSDTTVEAGDGWFEPDELAAVRRRLPILYVDVVPVRVDPDGVIQRVGMLLRTPRDGGISRALVSGRVMFHELIRDALARHIDKDLGPMALPRIPVTLTPFTVAEYFPTPGITAYHDARQHAVSLAYIVPIDGDCQPQQDALDIGWFTPEESVSPMVQADMVDGHGALVRTALATVGRLV; translated from the coding sequence GTGAGTGATACGACTGTCGAGGCCGGTGACGGCTGGTTCGAGCCGGACGAGCTGGCTGCCGTGCGGCGCCGGCTGCCGATCCTGTACGTGGATGTGGTGCCGGTGCGGGTGGACCCGGACGGCGTGATCCAGCGAGTCGGGATGTTGCTGCGCACCCCGCGCGACGGCGGCATCTCCCGCGCGCTGGTCTCCGGGCGGGTGATGTTCCACGAGTTGATCCGGGACGCGCTGGCCCGCCACATCGACAAGGACCTGGGGCCGATGGCGCTGCCCCGCATCCCGGTGACGCTCACCCCGTTCACGGTGGCCGAGTACTTCCCCACGCCGGGCATCACCGCCTACCACGACGCACGCCAGCACGCCGTCTCGCTCGCCTACATCGTGCCGATCGACGGCGACTGCCAGCCGCAGCAGGACGCCCTCGACATCGGCTGGTTCACCCCCGAGGAATCCGTCTCCCCGATGGTGCAGGCGGACATGGTGGACGGTCACGGGGCCCTGGTCCGCACCGCCCTGGCCACGGTGGGGCGGCTGGTCTGA
- a CDS encoding FAD-dependent oxidoreductase — protein sequence MPYSADIVIIGAGLGGVAAARAAVTLGRTVILTDAGDWLGGQMTTQAVPPDEHPWIESDFVSASYAQLRTRIREHYRRHYPLTDRARADERLNPGAGFVSALCHEPRVSATVLAEMLAPEVADGRLTLLLEHEPVAAERVGDRVRSVTLCDRGTGERHRVEGQMVLDATELGDLLELADIPHVIGAESRAQTGELHAPERADRYDQQAITWCAAVEYRAGEDHVIEKPTDYAYWRDTVDPRWPGSQLSWTDVHPITLEDRYRPLFEGSPEQAVHSEHRDLWHYRRILAARQLQSSYTGGDISLVNWPHTDYWELPLLGVSEETRQEALRSARELTLSFVYWMQTEAPRPDGGRGYPGLKLRGDVLGTSDGLAREPYIRESRRIKALFTVTEAHIGCQMRGEGAGSEVFEDTVGIGFYRIDLHPSTSGRTYVDIASFPFQIPLGALIPAQAENLLAANKNIGTTHITNGAYRLHPVEWSIGEAAGAVAAYSLNAGLTPAEVRQDPAELRAFQEVLSDRLGVPLAWPEHIRRTGRPDAAGPVLQKQMSSAGARNLPR from the coding sequence GTGCCATATAGCGCAGACATAGTGATCATCGGTGCCGGGCTGGGCGGTGTGGCCGCCGCCCGCGCAGCTGTGACGCTCGGGCGAACAGTCATCCTGACTGATGCCGGTGACTGGCTCGGCGGCCAGATGACCACCCAGGCCGTCCCGCCGGACGAACACCCATGGATCGAAAGCGACTTCGTCTCGGCGAGCTACGCCCAGCTGCGCACGCGCATCCGCGAGCACTACCGCAGGCACTACCCGTTGACGGACCGGGCACGAGCGGATGAGCGGCTCAATCCCGGCGCTGGTTTCGTCTCCGCGCTGTGTCACGAACCAAGGGTCTCCGCGACCGTCCTGGCCGAGATGCTCGCCCCGGAGGTCGCCGATGGTCGGCTCACCCTCCTGCTCGAACACGAACCGGTGGCCGCCGAACGGGTGGGGGACCGGGTGCGTTCGGTGACGCTCTGCGATCGCGGCACGGGGGAGCGGCACCGGGTGGAGGGCCAGATGGTCCTCGACGCGACCGAGCTCGGTGACCTGCTTGAGCTCGCCGATATCCCGCACGTGATCGGGGCGGAGTCGCGCGCGCAGACCGGTGAACTGCATGCCCCGGAGCGTGCCGACCGGTATGACCAGCAAGCCATCACCTGGTGTGCGGCCGTGGAGTATCGGGCCGGCGAGGACCATGTGATCGAGAAGCCGACGGACTACGCCTACTGGCGCGACACCGTCGACCCGCGGTGGCCAGGCTCTCAACTCTCGTGGACCGACGTCCACCCGATCACCCTGGAGGACCGATACCGGCCTCTCTTCGAGGGTAGTCCGGAGCAGGCAGTGCACAGTGAGCATCGCGACCTGTGGCACTACCGACGCATCCTCGCGGCGCGCCAGCTGCAGTCGTCCTACACCGGTGGCGACATCTCGCTGGTGAACTGGCCGCACACCGACTACTGGGAACTCCCGCTGCTCGGGGTATCCGAAGAGACTCGGCAGGAGGCGCTCCGCAGTGCCCGCGAACTGACGCTCTCGTTCGTGTATTGGATGCAGACCGAGGCGCCACGGCCGGACGGTGGCCGGGGCTATCCGGGACTGAAGCTACGCGGTGACGTCCTCGGCACTAGCGACGGGCTGGCCCGTGAGCCCTACATCCGTGAGTCCCGCCGGATCAAGGCCCTGTTCACGGTGACGGAGGCGCATATCGGGTGTCAGATGCGGGGTGAGGGTGCCGGCTCGGAGGTGTTCGAGGATACGGTCGGTATCGGTTTCTACCGGATCGACCTGCACCCGTCGACGTCCGGGCGCACCTACGTGGACATCGCCTCGTTCCCGTTCCAGATCCCGCTCGGCGCACTGATTCCGGCGCAGGCTGAGAACCTGCTCGCGGCCAACAAGAACATCGGCACCACCCACATCACCAATGGTGCCTACCGGCTGCACCCGGTGGAGTGGTCGATCGGCGAGGCGGCCGGCGCGGTCGCCGCCTACAGCCTGAACGCCGGGCTCACCCCGGCCGAGGTGCGCCAGGACCCCGCCGAGCTCCGCGCGTTCCAAGAGGTGCTCTCCGATCGGCTCGGCGTGCCGCTGGCCTGGCCGGAGCACATCCGCCGCACCGGCCGCCCGGATGCCGCCGGTCCCGTGCTGCAGAAGCAGATGTCCAGTGCTGGGGCCAGAAACCTGCCGCGGTGA
- a CDS encoding alkaline phosphatase D family protein: MLLGTGAWDSAAAAPHTVGGYPFTLGVASGDPQPDGVVLWTRLAPEPLAPDGRGGMPERVVPVRYEVAADEQFRRIVRRGVAHATPRLGHSVHPEIHGLEPGREYWYRFFVANHASPVGRTKTAPPPGSTPSLLKFGFGSCQSYEAGHYTTLKHLAEEDLDLFVHLGDYIYEESYVENPVFHHNGEPLYDYLLTECFDLPRYRLQYALYKMDEHLQAAHAQFPWVHTFDDHEVENNWWADNSQRDNEPDQDPVIFRQRKAAAFQAMYENLPLRQAQMPNDADIRIHRKLQYGTLAEFTMLDTRQYRTSRSSRTDPNSTMLGGRQRDWLIDSLTAGDAQWKIIGNQVPMVQVDRDPDEEVEQFFMDGWDAYVAERDNVLSAAHEHDAENIVVLTGDRHSNYISELKTNYDDPDSPSVGTEIVGTSLSSNRDGADMLPVGEDYLKTNPHLKFVNFQRGYSRITVTRDELQNDFRVVEKISEPDYPISTRATFAIEDGVVGAHRV; the protein is encoded by the coding sequence ATGTTGCTGGGCACTGGCGCCTGGGACAGCGCAGCCGCCGCACCGCACACAGTTGGCGGTTATCCGTTCACCCTGGGTGTGGCCTCAGGAGATCCGCAACCGGACGGCGTGGTGCTGTGGACCCGACTTGCACCAGAGCCACTCGCCCCAGACGGGCGGGGCGGCATGCCAGAGCGGGTGGTTCCGGTCCGCTACGAGGTGGCCGCTGACGAACAGTTCCGGCGCATAGTCCGCCGAGGCGTCGCGCACGCGACCCCACGATTGGGGCATTCGGTCCATCCGGAGATCCACGGGCTCGAGCCCGGACGCGAGTATTGGTACCGCTTCTTCGTCGCCAACCACGCCTCCCCGGTAGGGCGGACCAAAACCGCTCCACCACCCGGGTCGACGCCGTCGCTGCTCAAGTTCGGGTTCGGTTCGTGCCAGAGCTACGAGGCCGGGCACTACACCACCCTGAAGCACCTGGCCGAGGAGGACCTCGACCTGTTCGTGCACCTCGGTGACTACATCTACGAGGAGTCCTACGTAGAGAACCCCGTCTTTCATCACAATGGCGAGCCGCTCTATGACTATCTGTTGACCGAGTGCTTCGACCTGCCGCGCTACCGGCTCCAGTACGCGCTGTACAAGATGGACGAACACCTGCAGGCCGCACACGCCCAGTTCCCTTGGGTACACACCTTCGACGACCACGAGGTCGAGAACAACTGGTGGGCTGACAACTCGCAGCGGGACAACGAACCCGACCAGGATCCAGTGATCTTCCGCCAGCGCAAGGCTGCCGCCTTCCAAGCGATGTACGAGAACCTGCCGCTCCGCCAGGCGCAGATGCCCAACGACGCCGACATCCGCATCCACCGCAAACTCCAGTACGGCACACTGGCGGAGTTCACGATGCTGGACACGCGCCAGTACCGCACATCCAGATCGTCGCGCACCGACCCGAATTCGACGATGCTCGGTGGACGTCAGCGCGACTGGTTGATCGACAGCCTCACCGCCGGCGATGCCCAGTGGAAGATCATCGGGAACCAGGTACCGATGGTGCAGGTGGACCGCGACCCTGACGAGGAGGTCGAGCAGTTCTTCATGGATGGCTGGGACGCCTACGTCGCCGAGCGTGACAACGTGCTCAGCGCAGCCCACGAACATGACGCAGAGAACATCGTCGTCCTGACCGGGGACCGGCACAGCAACTACATCTCCGAGCTGAAGACGAACTATGACGATCCTGATTCGCCGTCGGTCGGGACCGAGATCGTGGGAACGTCGCTGAGCAGTAACAGGGACGGCGCGGACATGCTTCCGGTCGGTGAGGACTACCTCAAGACCAACCCGCACCTGAAGTTCGTCAACTTCCAGCGGGGCTACAGCCGGATCACGGTGACGAGGGACGAGCTGCAGAACGACTTCCGGGTCGTGGAGAAGATCTCCGAACCCGACTACCCGATCTCCACCCGGGCCACGTTCGCCATCGAGGATGGCGTGGTGGGCGCCCACCGTGTCTGA